The following proteins come from a genomic window of Dreissena polymorpha isolate Duluth1 chromosome 1, UMN_Dpol_1.0, whole genome shotgun sequence:
- the LOC127862614 gene encoding piggyBac transposable element-derived protein 4-like has protein sequence MADHENLADTYFGNLDSEGEFEGFEEADLVNPIYDVVSARFRNTYTQDENIAIYEGMVPWRGRLRFKKYIPNKPDKFGADFDPDPNATVGEVQLGHSYGMVMGLLPRSNLLNKGYCLYVDNFYSSPTLFDRLSAENTMAVATVRLNRCEVPVALKTKAKGGDVMYRQCDNLLAMKWTDKRHMGGVDRSDQLGKYYSFSRKTKEWWLKLFFHIINLVVTNAYILYLKNRGEGRPLTHYKFRLELAKQMMASHEMVKVPRGRPSIHRDQEKRLTESHFPCLIPAKEGAKVKNPTRKCVLNEIDIED, from the exons ATGGCGGATCATGAAAATTTAGCTGATACGTACTTCGGGAATTTGGATTCCGAGGGCGAATTTGAAGGCTTTGAGGAAGCAGACTTG gTGAACCCCATATATGATGTGGTTTCGGCTCGGTTTCGCAACACCTACACTCAAGACGAGAACATTGCCATTTATGAGGGGATGGTCCCGTGGAGAGGACGTTTGAGGTTCAAAAAGTACATACCCAACAAGCCAGACAAGTTTG GTGCAGACTTTGATCCTGACCCTAACGCAACGGTAGGCGAAGTTCAGTTGGGCCATTCCTATGGCATGGTGATGGGGCTGCTACCAAGatcaaatcttctgaacaaaggCTACTGCCTGTATGTTGACAACTTTTACTCATCTCCAACCCTGTTCGACAGATTGTCTGCTGAGAACACAATGGCTGTTGCAACTGTACGACTAAATCGCTGTGAAGTACCGGTCGCCCTGAAAACTAAAGCAAAAGGAGGCGATGTAATGTATAGGCAATGTGACAATCTGCTGGCTATGAAATGGACAGACAAAAG ACACATGGGTGGCGTGGATCGCTCCGATCAGCTCGGGAAGTATTACAGTTTTTCAAGGAAAACCAAGGAATGGTGGCTAAAACTGTTCTTCCACATCATCAATCTAGTGGTTACAAACGCCTACATTTTGTATCTGAAAAATCGTGGCGAAGGAAGACCACTGACGCACTACAAGTTTCGGCTCGAGCTTGCGAAGCAGATGATGGCCAGCCATGAGATGGTGAAGGTTCCTCGTGGGCGTCCATCAATCCATCGGGATCAGGAGAAGCGCCTGACAGAAAGTCATTTCCCTTGCCTCATTCCAGCCAAAGAAGGTGCAAAGGTGAAAAATCCCACAAGGAAGTGTGTG TTGAATGAAATTGACATAGAAGATTAA
- the LOC127864933 gene encoding E3 SUMO-protein ligase KIAA1586-like isoform X2, with translation MSHNWRNYTKKIKLSDSKNTNTIDTFFKNESPSNAVETHSEVSDIGHESESKKSAGDAPSSNTVADNETEITHLTSSPGPSSEFPIIKFTHAALFSDETQPKRDSRLFNSHVYESRYPWLYHSQTKHGFMCKYCELFGSNSDQNTSYVTTGAVLGDNPSRRLETHNNSDRHLASVEKYSNFQSQRSVVKLLATAAVKQQTDAISRNRSYVKKLFKTVFFMAKKKWAQMNMADLVRFMGDVCDPEIKDIASESVNYLSSTSVTELINTLSEFMERKVLEELRKETFTLLADESTDSCNRTQFSLFVRWVSAKGPVEHYLGLINMDKVTSLALLTANETFFRGKHLQLEKVRFVGLDGCNTMNGENKGLQRRIRHESPLSIYVNCRNHRIALCFVHLLKESDLLKEVDGLLISIWKLFQYSPKKAAVFQHMQEVYGERPIKIVRAATTRWLSHLRACVRFISRYEQLLDTFDALIEDSREPEVQGIRHSATNRGVIAMILVLADVLKPVNYLSLYLQQDCGTFTELPARVKKCTDDLHDIVHNYQNMTLMGLEFGKCEEMFDIITDRTTLARRVRAGVQMEAINPEGFLRLYGVPLVLALVNEVEDAFSNHSAVLSAFSFLDPSHLPEEAKDVHDYGKKERL, from the exons atgtctcacaattggcgtaattacacaaaaaaaataaaactttcgGACTCAAAAAATACCAATACAAtcgacacattttttaaaaatgaatcGCCATCGAATGCCGTTGAAACTCATTCGGAGGTAAGCGATATTGGAcatgaaagtgaaagtaaaaaatcGGCAGGTGATGCACCTTCTTCTAACACTGTAGCAGATAATGAAACTGAAATCACACATTtaacatcgtcccccggccccagttcAGAATTTCCCATAATTAAATTTACCCATGCAGCTTTATTTTCAGACGAAACGCAACCAAAACGGGATAGTCGTTTATTCAATTCTCATGTTTACGAATCCAGATACCCATGGCTATACCACAGCCAAACTAAACATGGGTTTATGTGCAAATATTGTGAGCTGTTTGGATCAAATAGTGACCAAAACACTTCTTATGTCACAACTGGTGCTGTGTTAGGGGACAATCCCTCTAGGAGACTAGAAACACACAATAATAGTGATAGACACTTGGCTTCAGTTGAAAAATACTCAAACTTTCAAAGCCAACGCAGTGTTGTTAAATTGCTCGCAACTGCAGCTGTAAAGCAGCAAACAGATGCCATATCTCGAAATAGAAGTTATGTTAAGAAACTTTTCAAAACAGTTTTCTTTATGGCCAAAAAGAAATGGGCCCAAATGAACATGGCAGACTTGGTAAGATTCATGGGGGATGTTTGTGACCCAGAAATAAAAGACATTGCTTCGGAGTCTGTCAATTATCTGTCCAGTACATCAGTCACCGAGTTAATAAACACACTAAGTGAATTTATGGAGAGAAAGGTTTTGGAAGAACTAAGGAAGGAAACGTTTACACTGTTGGCTGATGAAAGTACTGATTCCTGCAACAGAAcccaattttcattgtttgtcaGGTGGGTCAGTGCAAAGGGCCCCGTGGAGCACTACTTAGGCCTTATAAACATGGATAAAGTAACCAGTTTAGCTCTTTTGACAGCTAATGAAACATTCTTCAGAGGTAAACATCTACAGTTAGAGAAAGTAAGATTCGTTGGACTGGATGGTTGTAACACCATGAACGGTGAAAATAAAG GTCTACAAAGAAGAATTCGACATGAGAGTCCCCTTTCCATTTATGTGAATTGCCGTAACCATCGCATAGCTTTGTGCTTCGTACATCTGCTTAAGGAAAGTGATCTTTTGAAGGAAGTTGATGGTTTACTGATTTCCATATGGAAACTGTTTCAATATTCTCCAAAGAAAGCAGCTGTCTTCCAGCATATGCAGGAGGTTTATGGAGAAAGGCCAATCAAGATTGTCAGAGCTGCAACAACAAG GTGGTTGTCACATCTTCGGGCATGTGTTAGGTTCATTAGTAGATATGAACAGCTGTTGGACACATTTGACGCTCTCATAGAAGACTCCAGAGAACCCGAAGTTCAGGGGATCAGACATTCAGCCACAAATAGAGGCGTCATTGCCATGATTCTTGTACTTGCTGATGTGTTAAAGCCTGTGAACTATCTGTCCCTTTACCTACAGCAAGACTGTGGCACATTCACGGAGTTACCAGCTAGAGTAAAGAAGTGCACAGATGATCTGCATGACATAGTTCATAACTACCAGAACATGACTCTGATGGGACTAGAATTCGG TAAGTGTGAGGAGATGTTTGACATCATTACAGATAGGACTACTCTAGCTAGACGTGTGAGGGCTGGGGTCCAGATGGAAGCAATCAACCCAGAAG gATTTTTGAGACTGTATGGTGTGCCTTTGGTACTAGCTCTAGTAAATGAGGTAGAGGATGCCTTCAGCAACCACTCAGCCGTGCTATCTGCCTTTAGTTTCCTGGATCCAAGTCACCTGCCAGAAGAGGCAAAGGATGTACATGATTATGGAAAG aAGGAAAGGCTGTGA
- the LOC127864933 gene encoding E3 SUMO-protein ligase KIAA1586-like isoform X1 produces the protein MSHNWRNYTKKIKLSDSKNTNTIDTFFKNESPSNAVETHSEVSDIGHESESKKSAGDAPSSNTVADNETEITHLTSSPGPSSEFPIIKFTHAALFSDETQPKRDSRLFNSHVYESRYPWLYHSQTKHGFMCKYCELFGSNSDQNTSYVTTGAVLGDNPSRRLETHNNSDRHLASVEKYSNFQSQRSVVKLLATAAVKQQTDAISRNRSYVKKLFKTVFFMAKKKWAQMNMADLVRFMGDVCDPEIKDIASESVNYLSSTSVTELINTLSEFMERKVLEELRKETFTLLADESTDSCNRTQFSLFVRWVSAKGPVEHYLGLINMDKVTSLALLTANETFFRGKHLQLEKVRFVGLDGCNTMNGENKGLQRRIRHESPLSIYVNCRNHRIALCFVHLLKESDLLKEVDGLLISIWKLFQYSPKKAAVFQHMQEVYGERPIKIVRAATTRWLSHLRACVRFISRYEQLLDTFDALIEDSREPEVQGIRHSATNRGVIAMILVLADVLKPVNYLSLYLQQDCGTFTELPARVKKCTDDLHDIVHNYQNMTLMGLEFGKCEEMFDIITDRTTLARRVRAGVQMEAINPEGFLRLYGVPLVLALVNEVEDAFSNHSAVLSAFSFLDPSHLPEEAKDVHDYGKDHANVLSSFYGSEKVDIYEGHRKIVPPELGDQKLIENELLAFRNQLFMMKER, from the exons atgtctcacaattggcgtaattacacaaaaaaaataaaactttcgGACTCAAAAAATACCAATACAAtcgacacattttttaaaaatgaatcGCCATCGAATGCCGTTGAAACTCATTCGGAGGTAAGCGATATTGGAcatgaaagtgaaagtaaaaaatcGGCAGGTGATGCACCTTCTTCTAACACTGTAGCAGATAATGAAACTGAAATCACACATTtaacatcgtcccccggccccagttcAGAATTTCCCATAATTAAATTTACCCATGCAGCTTTATTTTCAGACGAAACGCAACCAAAACGGGATAGTCGTTTATTCAATTCTCATGTTTACGAATCCAGATACCCATGGCTATACCACAGCCAAACTAAACATGGGTTTATGTGCAAATATTGTGAGCTGTTTGGATCAAATAGTGACCAAAACACTTCTTATGTCACAACTGGTGCTGTGTTAGGGGACAATCCCTCTAGGAGACTAGAAACACACAATAATAGTGATAGACACTTGGCTTCAGTTGAAAAATACTCAAACTTTCAAAGCCAACGCAGTGTTGTTAAATTGCTCGCAACTGCAGCTGTAAAGCAGCAAACAGATGCCATATCTCGAAATAGAAGTTATGTTAAGAAACTTTTCAAAACAGTTTTCTTTATGGCCAAAAAGAAATGGGCCCAAATGAACATGGCAGACTTGGTAAGATTCATGGGGGATGTTTGTGACCCAGAAATAAAAGACATTGCTTCGGAGTCTGTCAATTATCTGTCCAGTACATCAGTCACCGAGTTAATAAACACACTAAGTGAATTTATGGAGAGAAAGGTTTTGGAAGAACTAAGGAAGGAAACGTTTACACTGTTGGCTGATGAAAGTACTGATTCCTGCAACAGAAcccaattttcattgtttgtcaGGTGGGTCAGTGCAAAGGGCCCCGTGGAGCACTACTTAGGCCTTATAAACATGGATAAAGTAACCAGTTTAGCTCTTTTGACAGCTAATGAAACATTCTTCAGAGGTAAACATCTACAGTTAGAGAAAGTAAGATTCGTTGGACTGGATGGTTGTAACACCATGAACGGTGAAAATAAAG GTCTACAAAGAAGAATTCGACATGAGAGTCCCCTTTCCATTTATGTGAATTGCCGTAACCATCGCATAGCTTTGTGCTTCGTACATCTGCTTAAGGAAAGTGATCTTTTGAAGGAAGTTGATGGTTTACTGATTTCCATATGGAAACTGTTTCAATATTCTCCAAAGAAAGCAGCTGTCTTCCAGCATATGCAGGAGGTTTATGGAGAAAGGCCAATCAAGATTGTCAGAGCTGCAACAACAAG GTGGTTGTCACATCTTCGGGCATGTGTTAGGTTCATTAGTAGATATGAACAGCTGTTGGACACATTTGACGCTCTCATAGAAGACTCCAGAGAACCCGAAGTTCAGGGGATCAGACATTCAGCCACAAATAGAGGCGTCATTGCCATGATTCTTGTACTTGCTGATGTGTTAAAGCCTGTGAACTATCTGTCCCTTTACCTACAGCAAGACTGTGGCACATTCACGGAGTTACCAGCTAGAGTAAAGAAGTGCACAGATGATCTGCATGACATAGTTCATAACTACCAGAACATGACTCTGATGGGACTAGAATTCGG TAAGTGTGAGGAGATGTTTGACATCATTACAGATAGGACTACTCTAGCTAGACGTGTGAGGGCTGGGGTCCAGATGGAAGCAATCAACCCAGAAG gATTTTTGAGACTGTATGGTGTGCCTTTGGTACTAGCTCTAGTAAATGAGGTAGAGGATGCCTTCAGCAACCACTCAGCCGTGCTATCTGCCTTTAGTTTCCTGGATCCAAGTCACCTGCCAGAAGAGGCAAAGGATGTACATGATTATGGAAAG GATCATGCAAATGTATTGTCATCCTTCTATGGGTCAGAGAAGGTGGATATCTATGAAGGACACAGAAAGATAGTCCCCCCTGAGCTAGGGGATCAGAAATTAATTGAGAATGAGCTCTTGGCTTTCAGAAATCAACTCTTTATGATGAAGGAAAGATAG